The DNA window CCGGGGCCTCCGAGCTCCTGGTGGCCGACATCGAGCCCTCGCGGGCCCGCGAGACGGCGGCCGCCACCGGGGCGACGGCGGTCGATGGGATCGAGCGGGCCATGGAGCAGGCCCAGGCGCTCGTCATCACGGCGGGCACCGACGCCCATGCCCGGCTGATCCGGGCCGGAGCCGAGCGCCGCCTGCCCGTCTTCTGCGAGAAGCCGCTCACCCTCGACCTGGGGGAGAGCCTCGCCGTCCGGGCCGACGTCGAGCGGGCCGGGATCCCCTTCCAGCTCGGCTTCCAGCGCCGCTTCGACCCGGCTTACCGCGCCGCCCGCGAGCTGATCGAGGCGGGTCGGCTGGGGACCATCTACACGATCCGCCTGGCCGGCCACGATCCGGCCCCGCCGCACGAGGCGTACATCCCGGTCTCGGGCGGTCTCTTCCGTGACTTCTCGATCCACGACTTCGACGTCCTACGCTGGCTCACCGGGAGCGAGGTCGAGGAGGTCTACGCCGACGGCGGCGTGCGGGGGTTTCCCGTGTTCGCGAAGTACGGCGACGTCGACACCGCCGTGGCCACGCTCCGGATGGCGGATGGGACGCTGGCCGTCCTCACCGTCGCCCGCCACGACCCGCTCGGGTACGACGTCCGGACGGAGATCTTCGGGTCGCGCGACAGCGTGGCGATCGGCCTCGGGCCGCGGACGCCGATCCGCTCGCTCGAGCCGGGCATCCCGCCGCCGGCCGGCCCGGCCTGGCCGGACTTCCTGAACCGGTTCGAGGGCGCCTATCGAGCGGAGCTGGCGGAGTTCCTCCGGGTGGCTCGAGGCGAGGCGCCGAGCCCCTGCACCGCCCGGGACGGAGTCGAGGCGTTCCGCGTCGCCGAGGCGGCCACCCGGTCGCTGGGCGAGCATCGGCCCGTCCGCCTCGCCGAGATCGCCGGCTGACCCCGCCGGCCGGCCGCCATCGGCGTCAGCCGCGAAAGGCCGCGAAGTAGTCGTCGATCGCCCGGCGGACGAGGGCGCCGATGTTCAGGGTGATGAGCCGGACGCCGCGCTGAGCCCAGGCCCGCGCCTCGGCGCCGGTGGCGGCCGGCAGCATGACGAGCTTGCCCGCCTCCAGGGTCAGCGCCAGCGCCCGGTCGACCAGCGCCCGGACCGCCGGGTGCATGGTCGGCCCGCCGAAGTAGTCGCGGCCGAGCAGGAGGGCCATGTCCCCCGGACCGATGAAGCAGCCGTCGAAGCCGTCGACCTTCAGGATCTCGGGCAGGTGCTCGACCGCCCGCGGCTCCTCGATCAACCCCAGGCAGAGCACCTCGCGGTCGGCCTGCTCGAGGTGCTCGCGGGCGGTCTGGGAAAAGCCGTAGCCCGCCGCCCGGCTCGAGCTGGCGGCGCCGCGGATCCCGCGTGGCGGGTACTTGCACGCGCTCACGAAGGCCTCGGCGTCGGCGGCGGTGTTGCAGTGGGGCAGGATGAGCCCCTCGACGCCCGCGTCGAGGTATCGCAGGACCAGGGAGGGCTCCCCGCGCGGCACGCGGGCCAGTGCCGTGATCCCCACGCCCTGAGCGGCCCGGACCAGGCCGCGAGCCGTCTGGGGATCCACCCCGGCGTGCTCCCCGTCCAGGATCGCGTAATCGAAGCCGGCCAGGCCGCAGAACTCGAACAGCTCCGGCGACCAGAACTCCTGGAAGATCGGCCCAATGCAGGTCCGGCCGCTCGCGAGTCTCTGGCGGAGCAGATTCGGTCGTGCCACCGTATCCTCCCCTGGCCGCCGGCTGGCCCCGGCGCGTCGCGCGCCGCCCATTGTACCTCGGCCCCGGGCCGGAAGCCCGGCTTGACGCGCGTCCTCCCCGCCCGCTAGGCTCGGACACCAGAGATGACCGGCGAGCTCTTCCCGACGACGGTGATCGGCAGCCTGCCCCGGCCGGCCTGGGTCCGCGACGTCATCCTGGAGCGGAAGAGCGGGCGGCTTTCCGAGGCGGAGGCCGATCGGCTGCTCGACCCGGCCATCGACACGGCCGTGATGCTACAGGAGCGCGCCGGGCTCGACGAGATCACCGACGGCGAGTGGCGACGGGAGAGCTACGTCAAGGTCTTCGCCGAGCGGGTGGCGGGCTTCCGCCCCGATCTCACCCGGAGCGGGGATCTGCTCTATCCGGCGGTGGTGGCGCCGCTCGAGTACCATCGCCCCATCGCCGTCCCCGAGGTCCGCTACGTGCGCGGGCGCACCCGGCGGCGCGTCAAGGCCACGCTGCCTTCGCCCTACATCATCGGGCGGCGCATGTGGCACCCCGAGCACTCCTGGGCGGCCTACCCGACCCGGGAGCGGCTCATGACCGACTGCGTGGGGATCCTCCGCCAGGAGATCGCGGCGCTCCGGGACGCCGGCGCCGACACGGTCCAGCTCGACGAGCCCTGGCTCGCGACGCTGGTCGATGCCCGGTTTCGGGCCGCCGAAGGAATCCGCGACGTCCAGTACGAGATGGACCTGTGCGTCGACCTCCTGAACCAGACGCTCGACGGGTTCGACCGGACGGGCGGTCCGGCGACCGCCATGCACCTCTGCCACGCCCACTTCGACCGCCAGCACAAGACCGAAGGGCCGTACGACCTGATCATGCCGGCCCTGGGCCGGATCCGGGTCGGCACGCTCTGCCTCGAGTACGCCACGCCCGTGGCCGGTGGCCCGGAATCCCTCGCCGGGTTCCCGGCCGGAGCCCGGCTCGGGCTGGGCTGCGTCGACCACTGCGACCGGCGGGTGGAGCCGGCCGCCGACATCGTCGCCCGGGTCGAAGCGGCCATGCGGTACGTGGAGAAGGACCGGATCACGCTCCACCCGGACTGCGGATTCGCGCCCTCGGTCCAGAACCCGATGGACCTGGACGAGGCCTACCTCAAGCTCAAGTCGATGTGCGAGGCGGCCCGGCAGCTCCGCGCCCGCTACGCCTAGGCGGCCAGACGCGCGCGCAGCTCGACCCACCCTGTACTTGCCGCCCGTGAGGGAGAAGCAAGGGGCGAGGAGCTGGCGGCACGTGGGCCACTTACGCCATGCTGGGTGGCTTCCGGTTGCGGCCGCAGGACTGGCTGTCGTGATACCCTAGGTCGAGTCCGGTGGACCCATGAGTGACAGAGGAGTGTCTCGGTGCCGCGGATCAAGGACATCCCCGGACCGTACCGGTTCTTCTTCTACAGCTTCGACTGCAGCGAGCCGAAGCATGTCCACGTTCGTCGGGAGAAGATGGTGTGCAAGTTCTGGCTAGTGCCGATCGAGCTTGCCGCCAATCACGGATTCGCGGCGCAGGAATTGAACACCATTCGTCGGCGCGTTCACGCGCACGTGGCGCAGATCATCGAGGCGTGGCATGAGCACTGCGGCTAACATCGAACCTCGGGTGAAGGCGGTCTCCGTAACGGATGATCTCATCACGTTCGAGCTGGTCGACGGCCGAAGCGTTAGCGTGCCGCTGGCCTGGTCATGGAGGCTTTCGGAGGCAACCCCCGAGCAGCGGGCGCGCTACGAAATCATAGGCGATGGCCAAGGGGTGCACTGGCCGGACATCGACGAAGACTTGAGCGCGCAGGGCATGCTCACTGGTGTTCCCGCACGCCCGTCTAAGAAGTAGTCCTCGATCCCAAGAGCAAGGCCAAGCCGGTCGTCCTCACGGACGAAGGGAAACGCAGGGCGGAAGAAGCGTGCGCAAGGTTGTTCGGTAAGGCTGTCTAGCAACGCGCCGTCGCCTACGGGCACATCCTTCAGGTCGGCTAAGGGCCGAGGCGCGCGCGCAGCTGGGCCACCGTGTACCTGCCCGGCCGCTCCCGGGCCGCGGCCATCTCGGTGATCAGCGCGAGCAGCAGGCTGATGTGCTCGGTGGTGTAGCCCCCGCCCCGCACACCACGAAGCGCATGCGAGCCTCCTTGGTCCCGGGCATCCTATCACGGCCACCCCGCTTGCCGAGCGCCCGGTCTTCATCTATCGTGGAGCGCATCCCGATCCCGGGAGGGGACCCCATGCCGGTCATGACCGTCCGAGGGCCGATTGGCGGCGACGCGCTGGGGCTCACCCTGCCCCACGAGCACCTCTTCCTGGACCTCTTCCGGATCACCCGGGTCCGTGACGCCCTGCTCAACGACGAGGTGCTGATGACCCAGGAGGCGGCCCGCTTCAAGGCGTGCGGCGGGAGCACCATCGTCGAGGTGACGAACCACGGGCTCCGGCGGAACGCGGCGGCCATGCGGCGGGTGGCCGAGGCCACCTCCCTCCACGTCGTGATGGGGAGCGGGTGGTACCGGGAGCCGTACTACGACCACGACTACATCGCCCGCCGCACCACGGCCGACCTGGCCGCCGACATCGTTCGCGAGATCGAGGAGGGCGAGCCCGAGACCGGCATCCGGCCGGGCATCATCGGCGAGATCGGCGCCGACTGGTCGTGGGTCTCGCCCGCCGAGGAGCGCGTCCACCGGGCGGCGGCCCGGGCCCACCGCCGGACGGGGCTGGCCATCACGCTCCACGCGCTCGAGAGCCCGGTCGGCCTCCAGCAGCTCGACATCCTCCAGGAGGAGGGCGCCGACCTCCGGCGGGTGATCGTCGGCCACTCCGACACCTGGCCGGACCCCGACTATCACGAGGCGATCGCCCGGCGAGGGGCCTGCGTCCAGTTCGACACGATCCGCGGCCTCCACCCCTACGAGGTCGAGAAGCACCTCCGGCTCGTGCGCGAGGTCGTCCGGCGCGG is part of the Candidatus Methylomirabilota bacterium genome and encodes:
- a CDS encoding Gfo/Idh/MocA family oxidoreductase encodes the protein MRVAILGAGRIGRLHARILAGLTGASELLVADIEPSRARETAAATGATAVDGIERAMEQAQALVITAGTDAHARLIRAGAERRLPVFCEKPLTLDLGESLAVRADVERAGIPFQLGFQRRFDPAYRAARELIEAGRLGTIYTIRLAGHDPAPPHEAYIPVSGGLFRDFSIHDFDVLRWLTGSEVEEVYADGGVRGFPVFAKYGDVDTAVATLRMADGTLAVLTVARHDPLGYDVRTEIFGSRDSVAIGLGPRTPIRSLEPGIPPPAGPAWPDFLNRFEGAYRAELAEFLRVARGEAPSPCTARDGVEAFRVAEAATRSLGEHRPVRLAEIAG
- a CDS encoding cobalamin-independent methionine synthase II family protein, producing the protein MTGELFPTTVIGSLPRPAWVRDVILERKSGRLSEAEADRLLDPAIDTAVMLQERAGLDEITDGEWRRESYVKVFAERVAGFRPDLTRSGDLLYPAVVAPLEYHRPIAVPEVRYVRGRTRRRVKATLPSPYIIGRRMWHPEHSWAAYPTRERLMTDCVGILRQEIAALRDAGADTVQLDEPWLATLVDARFRAAEGIRDVQYEMDLCVDLLNQTLDGFDRTGGPATAMHLCHAHFDRQHKTEGPYDLIMPALGRIRVGTLCLEYATPVAGGPESLAGFPAGARLGLGCVDHCDRRVEPAADIVARVEAAMRYVEKDRITLHPDCGFAPSVQNPMDLDEAYLKLKSMCEAARQLRARYA
- a CDS encoding aldolase/citrate lyase family protein, encoding MARPNLLRQRLASGRTCIGPIFQEFWSPELFEFCGLAGFDYAILDGEHAGVDPQTARGLVRAAQGVGITALARVPRGEPSLVLRYLDAGVEGLILPHCNTAADAEAFVSACKYPPRGIRGAASSSRAAGYGFSQTAREHLEQADREVLCLGLIEEPRAVEHLPEILKVDGFDGCFIGPGDMALLLGRDYFGGPTMHPAVRALVDRALALTLEAGKLVMLPAATGAEARAWAQRGVRLITLNIGALVRRAIDDYFAAFRG
- a CDS encoding DUF4160 domain-containing protein gives rise to the protein MPRIKDIPGPYRFFFYSFDCSEPKHVHVRREKMVCKFWLVPIELAANHGFAAQELNTIRRRVHAHVAQIIEAWHEHCG
- a CDS encoding phosphotriesterase-related protein (phosphotriesterase homology protein; PhP; YhfV; member of a family of proteins related to phosphotriesterase (PTE)); this encodes MPVMTVRGPIGGDALGLTLPHEHLFLDLFRITRVRDALLNDEVLMTQEAARFKACGGSTIVEVTNHGLRRNAAAMRRVAEATSLHVVMGSGWYREPYYDHDYIARRTTADLAADIVREIEEGEPETGIRPGIIGEIGADWSWVSPAEERVHRAAARAHRRTGLAITLHALESPVGLQQLDILQEEGADLRRVIVGHSDTWPDPDYHEAIARRGACVQFDTIRGLHPYEVEKHLRLVREVVRRGHLSQLLLSHDNCFRSHLVGYGGNGFAYIPTRFVSLLKDAGLSDEQLHVLLVENPRRLLTGER
- a CDS encoding DUF2442 domain-containing protein, which produces MSTAANIEPRVKAVSVTDDLITFELVDGRSVSVPLAWSWRLSEATPEQRARYEIIGDGQGVHWPDIDEDLSAQGMLTGVPARPSKK